The Zootoca vivipara chromosome 16, rZooViv1.1, whole genome shotgun sequence genome has a segment encoding these proteins:
- the LOC118075343 gene encoding olfactory receptor 1361-like, with translation MARMNQTSISEMVLLGISALAEHHSLLFFLFLFIYLLTLLGNLLIILLIRFDDHLRHTPMYFFLSYLSLADAMFASTTVPKILMSLMSETKTISFNGCLIQMYFFLTFGNTDNFLLACMAYDRYVAICRPLHYTTVMSHKCCIVLASGSWIVSALHSLLYTLLVSRLSFCGSREIPYLFCDVYPLLELSCSDTGLIKILVQTEGVVDILGPFVLIFISYIHIFCAIMRVPPTARKRKAFSTCGSHLAAVVLFYGTISSLYFQPPSAYAAQKGTVISLLYAVVTPMLNPFIYSLRNQDIKAAARRLLSRIRDFLRKQAPGKGTESFS, from the coding sequence TGGTCCTTTTGGGTATCTCTGCCCTAGCAGAACATCAcagcctcctcttctttctttttctcttcatcTACCTGTTAACCCTACTAGGGAACCTTTTGATAATCCTGCTGATCCGCTTTGACGACCACCTCCGTCACACCCCAATGTACTTCTTCCTCAGCTACCTCTCGCTGGCAGATGCCATGTTTGCCTCCACCACTGTTCCCAAGATATTGATGAGTTTGATGTCCGAAACCAAGACCATCTCCTTCAATGGCTGCTTGATCCAGATGTATTTTTTCTTGACATTCGGCAACACGGATAATTTCCTCTTGGCCTGCATGGCTTATGACCGCTATGTGGCCATCTGCCGCCCTTTACATTACACCACCGTGATGAGCCACAAGTGTTGCATCGTTTTGGCATCTGGGTCCTGGATCGTTTCTGCTCTCCACTCTTTGCTCTACACGCTTCTGGTATCCCGCCTCTCTTTCTGTGGCTCTAGGGAGATCCCCTACCTCTTCTGCGATGTCTACCCTCTTTTGGAACTCTCCTGCTCCGACACAGGGCTCATAAAAATCCTGGTGCAGACAGAGGGTGTTGTGGATATCCTAGGGCCTTTTGTTCTCATCTTCATCTCCTACATCCACATATTCTGTGCTATCATGAGAGTCCCACCTACCGCTAGGAAGCGTAAAGCCTTCTCCACCTGTGGCTCCCACTTGGCTGCAGTGGTCTTGTTCTATGGCACCATCAGCTCCCTCTATTTCCAGCCTCCCTCTGCTTACGCAGCCCAGAAAGGCACCGTCATCTCTCTCTTGTATGCAGTGGTCACACCCATGCTGAACCCCTTCATCTACAGCCTGAGGAACCAGGACATAAAGGCAGCTGCACGGAGGCTTCTCAGCAGGATCAGAGATTTTCTGAGGAAGCAAGCGCCTGGGAAAGGCACAGAGTCTTTTTcatga